The following are from one region of the Lytechinus pictus isolate F3 Inbred chromosome 4, Lp3.0, whole genome shotgun sequence genome:
- the LOC129259083 gene encoding cell adhesion molecule 3-like, producing MEIRCWMPVLILLCVITATRCQTTVDASSISMGEHPRDTVGVVGGIVTFRCVVRNKGEHSVYWFRHGAHKYLSRDRRIFHLADMAGFMNRISIQGNMGYGEFNLRISNVSLADNDQYSCMYFLGQQFVGMSEPASLTVYMPPTSKGPSCEMQPPNDARPGMKVTMVCTSTGSLPYTRLDWKNRVEILPGTLVQGPRPRALYEVRLTDMDNGATFTCEESSPALYQPRTCFLKPFFIQTNVTVIREPESISTGADVVVRCIAKAIPKQVNYTWTINNRNLTVTNDPRIKLEQNGRVLRIINVKAEDNGTLITCSANNVLNLEGSDYTSLTINSEQLQSVAQTGGSSKHIGIISGIVGTLAILIIVAILAVRKKRQMLQEKPRNVQRQAKHVSRLSGFSDCEYLDDQDFGGVAICNTPRDAIAEHLKENPEDKGPNDDGETAARVLLVAGPPPRPKPPKKLPIIKPVLPPISPVMRMRATPPPLSPSLPSNEMPASLPPVTESRHSPVKTFPAGRLPGMPGKYHAKGPLPRPPRPPTSPRHHRFQRNESDLLRC from the coding sequence ATGGAGATTCGCTGTTGGATGCCTGTTTTAATCCTGCTGTGCGTGATCACTGCGACGAGATGCCAGACTACTGTGGATGCTTCTTCTATCTCCATGGGGGAGCATCCCCGTGATACTGTAGGAGTGGTAGGGGGTATTGTAACGTTCAGATGTGTGGTGCGTAATAAAGGTGAGCATTCGGTCTACTGGTTCCGACATGGCGCCCATAAATACCTCAGTAGGGACCGTCGTATCTTTCACCTCGCCGACATGGCAGGATTCATGAATCGGATTTCTATCCAAGGCAATATGGGGTACGGTGAGTTCAATCTCCGAATTTCCAACGTCTCACTGGCCGACAATGACCAGTACAGCTGCATGTATTTTCTTGGGCAGCAGTTCGTGGGAATGTCGGAACCGGCTTCCTTGACGGTTTACATGCCACCGACATCTAAAGGACCTAGCTGTGAGATGCAGCCACCCAACGATGCTCGGCCAGGGATGAAAGTGACAATGGTATGTACCTCAACAGGATCGCTACCATATACCAGACTAGACTGGAAGAATCGGGTGGAGATTCTACCGGGTACCTTGGTGCAAGGACCACGCCCCAGAGCGCTCTACGAAGTGAGATTAACAGATATGGATAACGGAGCTACCTTCACATGTGAGGAGTCGAGTCCTGCTTTGTACCAGCCGCGGACATGTTTCCTGAAGCCTTTCTTCATACAGACCAACGTCACTGTTATACGTGAACCTGAGAGCATCAGTACCGGAGCGGACGTAGTAGTCAGGTGCATTGCCAAAGCCATACCAAAACAGGTGAACTACACTTGGACTATCAACAACCGAAACCTCACTGTCACTAACGACCCTAGGATCAAATTGGAACAGAATGGCAGAGTTCTCAGGATCATCAACGTCAAAGCAGAAGACAATGGAACCTTGATCACTTGTTCTGCGAATAACGTCTTGAATTTAGAAGGGTCGGACTACACCTCACTCACCATCAACAGCGAGCAGCTGCAGAGTGTTGCACAGACAGGAGGATCCTCAAAGCATATTGGTATCATCAGTGGTATCGTCGGCACCTTAGCCATTCTCATTATTGTCGCTATCCTTGCGGTGAGAAAGAAACGTCAGATGTTGCAGGAAAAACCTAGGAACGTCCAGCGCCAGGCCAAACATGTGTCTCGACTGTCTGGGTTCTCTGATTGTGAGTACCTTGATGATCAGGACTTCGGAGGTGTGGCCATCTGCAACACTCCTCGAGATGCCATCGCGGAGCATCTGAAAGAGAACCCTGAAGACAAAGGTCCGAATGATGATGGCGAGACAGCAGCGAGGGTTCTTCTAGTGGCTGGTCCACCACCTAGGCCAAAACCACCCAAAAAGCTGCCCATCATCAAACCGGTTCTACCTCCAATATCCCCTGTTATGCGAATGCGTGCAACCCctcctcccctttccccttcgttGCCTAGCAACGAGATGCCAGCATCCCTTCCCCCAGTGACTGAATCCCGTCATAGTCCCGTGAAGACTTTTCCCGCGGGTAGACTCCCGGGAATGCCGGGAAAATACCACGCTAAGGGTCCCTTACCACGCCCTCCCAGACCCCCAACCTCACCCAGGCACCATCGTTTTCAAAGGAATGAATCAGATCTCCTCAGGTGCTAA